In a genomic window of Candidatus Omnitrophota bacterium:
- a CDS encoding HD domain-containing protein — protein MAIDYKKELENTARNMIFVHDPDSLIKLIVRMIASKAKITHASFFLYNRDKQGYLLTVSKGSLGKKIPLDLICIDKDDVLIRFFKERKSTLVFGREALVYSQAENALKNARLKPEIKRQLAQVLYQMELLDAAVCIPGYFRDELLGFLLLGKKQAGKGFIDEELDFFAALNSNVAMAIKNAQLFKELEYELERKHHLFVRTTIAFAAAIEAKDHYTHSHTSRVTNMSIEIAHRISQKSKRNLDGKFFENLHIASLLHDIGKIGVPEYILNKRSGLTIGERNRIKEHPMIGVGILKPIKELEGSLLGVRYHHERFDGKGYPEGLKGEQIPLVASIISVADSFDAMTTDRPYRAALNKADAINEIRQLGGQQFCPRVTDTFLELCKEGKI, from the coding sequence ATGGCAATCGATTATAAGAAAGAATTAGAAAATACGGCCAGAAACATGATTTTTGTGCATGATCCGGATTCTTTGATTAAATTGATCGTGCGCATGATTGCTAGTAAAGCCAAGATTACCCACGCCAGTTTTTTCTTGTATAACCGCGACAAGCAGGGTTATCTGCTTACTGTTTCTAAGGGGTCGCTGGGTAAAAAGATACCCTTGGATTTGATCTGCATTGATAAAGATGACGTATTGATCCGTTTTTTTAAAGAGCGCAAGAGCACCCTTGTTTTCGGCAGGGAGGCCTTGGTTTACAGCCAAGCAGAAAATGCCCTAAAAAACGCAAGGTTAAAACCGGAAATCAAGCGCCAGCTGGCGCAAGTCCTTTATCAAATGGAGCTTTTAGATGCCGCGGTTTGCATCCCGGGTTATTTCAGGGATGAACTGCTGGGCTTCCTGCTATTAGGCAAGAAGCAGGCGGGTAAGGGATTTATCGACGAGGAATTGGATTTTTTCGCCGCTCTTAATTCTAATGTGGCAATGGCGATCAAAAACGCCCAGCTTTTTAAAGAGTTGGAATATGAGTTAGAGCGTAAACATCATTTGTTTGTGCGCACGACCATCGCCTTTGCCGCGGCTATTGAAGCCAAGGATCATTACACCCACAGCCATACCAGCCGGGTAACTAATATGAGTATTGAAATCGCCCATAGAATCAGCCAAAAATCAAAGAGAAACCTTGATGGAAAATTTTTCGAAAATCTCCATATCGCCAGCCTCTTGCATGATATCGGCAAGATCGGCGTGCCGGAGTATATTTTAAACAAAAGAAGCGGGTTGACTATCGGGGAGCGTAACCGCATTAAAGAGCATCCGATGATCGGAGTAGGTATTTTAAAACCGATTAAAGAGCTGGAAGGATCTTTGCTGGGGGTCAGGTACCACCACGAGCGATTTGACGGCAAGGGTTATCCTGAAGGCTTAAAAGGAGAACAGATTCCTTTGGTTGCTTCAATAATCTCCGTAGCCGATTCTTTTGATGCCATGACTACTGATCGGCCATACCGCGCGGCCCTTAATAAGGCTGACGCGATTAATGAGATCAGGCAGTTAGGCGGCCAACAGTTCTGCCCCCGCGTTACCGATACTTTCCTGGAGCTCTGCAAGGAAGGAAAAATCTAA
- a CDS encoding glycosyltransferase gives MRPKRIILMYISEVSGHRSATLAIEKAIKELRPDTEILSINAFNYTNPISEKVINRIYMEVIKRTPKLWDYLYDNPSVVKGLENIKRRIHKSNSPKLKKLFDRFNPDLVVCTQAFPCGMVADYKKAYGLNLPLVAVLTDYIPHSYWVYEKVDYYITPSEDVSARLEKKGVPSSKIKALGIPFDHKFNQKIDKESVFHKLKLNPQKPVILIMGGGQGLGPIKTIVKSLEKSQNNIQELIVAGTNKKLFNSLKRKIKHYKKDIHLFGFIQNIHELMRISNLIISKPGGVTTAEVLSMGLPMIIVKPIPGQEINNTNFLTHKGAAIKVDKPEEVHQIIDDLLNNRTRLEQLKLAALRIAKPGASMDIAKLLLSL, from the coding sequence ATGCGGCCTAAACGTATAATTTTAATGTATATTTCGGAAGTTTCCGGCCACCGCAGCGCCACACTGGCTATTGAAAAAGCGATTAAAGAGCTGCGCCCGGATACGGAGATCTTAAGCATTAATGCCTTTAATTATACTAACCCCATATCGGAAAAGGTAATTAACCGGATTTATATGGAGGTAATTAAGCGCACCCCCAAGCTCTGGGATTACCTTTATGATAATCCCAGCGTGGTCAAGGGGCTGGAAAATATTAAACGCCGTATCCATAAATCAAATTCGCCGAAACTTAAAAAACTTTTTGATCGTTTTAATCCCGATTTAGTGGTCTGCACTCAGGCATTTCCCTGCGGCATGGTTGCCGATTATAAAAAAGCTTATGGGCTAAATTTACCGCTTGTAGCGGTACTTACGGATTATATTCCGCATTCTTATTGGGTTTATGAGAAGGTGGATTACTATATAACCCCTTCGGAAGATGTCTCCGCGCGCTTGGAAAAAAAAGGAGTTCCTTCTTCTAAAATTAAGGCCCTGGGGATTCCCTTTGATCATAAGTTCAACCAGAAAATAGATAAGGAAAGCGTCTTCCACAAATTAAAATTAAATCCACAGAAGCCGGTAATCTTAATTATGGGCGGCGGCCAGGGGCTGGGGCCGATTAAAACCATCGTTAAATCATTAGAGAAAAGCCAAAATAATATCCAGGAATTGATCGTTGCCGGGACCAATAAGAAGCTATTTAATTCGCTGAAACGAAAAATTAAGCATTATAAAAAAGATATCCATCTGTTTGGTTTTATCCAGAATATCCATGAGTTAATGCGTATCTCCAACCTGATTATATCTAAGCCGGGGGGAGTTACTACCGCCGAAGTCCTGAGTATGGGCCTGCCGATGATCATTGTCAAACCTATCCCCGGGCAGGAAATCAATAATACCAATTTTTTAACGCATAAGGGAGCGGCAATCAAAGTAGACAAACCTGAAGAGGTGCATCAGATTATTGATGACTTATTAAATAACCGAACAAGGTTAGAGCAGCTTAAGCTGGCGGCTTTAAGGATCGCCAAGCCCGGGGCAAGTATGGATATCGCCAAACTTCTTTTGAGTTTATAA
- a CDS encoding lysophospholipid acyltransferase family protein — protein MLNYYIYRFGQFIALILPIRVVYAIAVFLADLHYFFAFRDRRFVKANLRAIFPEKPDRELRKINKQVFRNFAKYLVDFFRFEKLDLGYLEKNIKLENMHYFDEALARGKGVVVLTAHLGNWELGGVAIALLGYPFWVVALPHKNKKVDAFFNTQRNRKGVKVVSMGKAVRSCLAEIRNNHMVALVGDRDFTEKGIVIDFFGLPTHFPEGPAALSLMTGSSIVPGFMLRNPDDSFTLRIEKPVEFSPTGDKAKDLAGLVTVYKNIFEDYIRRYPEQWYVFRRFWIK, from the coding sequence GTGCTAAATTATTATATTTATCGTTTCGGACAATTTATCGCGCTAATCTTGCCAATAAGGGTGGTTTACGCGATCGCGGTTTTTTTAGCCGACCTGCATTATTTTTTTGCCTTCCGCGACCGCAGGTTTGTAAAAGCTAATTTACGGGCTATTTTTCCGGAGAAACCGGATAGAGAGCTGCGCAAGATAAACAAGCAGGTTTTTCGGAATTTCGCCAAATACCTTGTGGATTTTTTCCGTTTTGAAAAGTTAGACCTTGGCTACCTGGAAAAAAACATAAAATTAGAAAATATGCATTATTTTGATGAAGCTTTAGCCAGGGGTAAAGGCGTGGTTGTTTTGACCGCCCACCTTGGTAATTGGGAGTTGGGGGGAGTGGCTATCGCGCTTTTAGGCTATCCCTTCTGGGTGGTGGCCCTGCCGCATAAAAACAAAAAAGTTGATGCTTTCTTTAATACCCAGAGGAATAGAAAAGGGGTTAAGGTTGTGAGTATGGGCAAGGCGGTGAGAAGCTGCCTTGCTGAAATCAGGAATAATCATATGGTCGCTTTAGTCGGTGACCGGGATTTTACCGAAAAAGGGATTGTCATTGATTTTTTTGGGTTACCAACGCATTTCCCTGAAGGCCCGGCGGCTTTAAGCCTGATGACCGGCTCAAGCATTGTCCCGGGTTTTATGCTCAGGAATCCGGATGATAGTTTTACATTAAGGATCGAGAAACCGGTGGAGTTTTCTCCCACCGGGGATAAAGCCAAAGATTTAGCCGGTTTGGTTACGGTTTATAAAAATATTTTTGAGGATTACATCCGTAGGTATCCTGAACAATGGTATGTCTTTCGCAGGTTTTGGATTAAATAA
- a CDS encoding glycosyltransferase family 2 protein: MRTCVIIPTYNETKAIAGLIGQIRRLGLEVIIIDDGSSDDTAKIAQACGATVLRNESNLGKGASLIKGYNYAIAQGFEAVISMDGDGQHSCDDIKAFIQKAQTSQSAVIVGNRMETTKNMPVVRILTNRLVSKLISIMIKQNVPDTQCGFRLLKKEALAKLDLSASKYEIDSEILIKAARLGFKIESIPIQTIYSGQKSQINPFIDTLRFFRFIIRNL; this comes from the coding sequence ATGCGCACTTGTGTAATTATTCCGACTTATAATGAAACAAAAGCGATCGCCGGGCTAATTGGGCAAATACGCCGATTAGGGCTGGAGGTAATTATCATCGATGATGGCTCAAGCGATGATACGGCAAAAATTGCCCAAGCCTGCGGGGCCACAGTCTTACGCAATGAGTCCAATCTTGGCAAAGGGGCTTCTTTAATCAAAGGATATAATTATGCCATTGCTCAAGGATTTGAAGCGGTGATCAGCATGGATGGGGATGGGCAGCATTCCTGCGATGATATCAAAGCGTTTATTCAGAAAGCGCAAACTTCCCAAAGCGCGGTTATCGTCGGTAATCGGATGGAGACGACTAAAAATATGCCGGTTGTGCGTATTCTGACCAACCGTTTAGTTTCAAAATTAATTTCAATTATGATCAAACAAAATGTTCCTGATACGCAATGCGGTTTTCGCCTGCTGAAAAAAGAGGCGCTGGCCAAATTGGATTTATCGGCATCTAAATACGAGATAGACTCTGAAATTTTGATAAAAGCAGCGCGTTTAGGCTTTAAGATCGAATCCATCCCGATCCAGACTATTTATTCGGGGCAAAAAAGCCAGATCAATCCTTTTATAGATACCTTAAGGTTTTTTCGTTTCATAATCCGGAATTTATGA
- a CDS encoding cob(I)yrinic acid a,c-diamide adenosyltransferase — MIQVYTGNGKGKTTAAMGLALRAAGAGFNVYICQFAKGRCYNEIKALKKIDNIKVEQFGRRCFIKKSPEKIDKQMALAGLKRLNEIIGKRIYQMVILDEINIAVKLGLIPLGDLLKLINDTPKNVELVFTGRYAHPEIIKLADLVSQVKERKHYYTKGIKARRGIEF, encoded by the coding sequence ATGATTCAGGTTTATACGGGTAATGGTAAGGGAAAAACTACCGCGGCAATGGGGTTGGCTTTACGAGCTGCCGGAGCGGGTTTCAATGTTTATATCTGCCAGTTTGCCAAAGGCCGCTGTTATAATGAAATTAAGGCGCTCAAGAAAATCGATAATATTAAGGTAGAGCAGTTTGGCCGTCGCTGTTTTATAAAAAAATCACCTGAAAAAATTGATAAGCAAATGGCGCTTGCCGGACTTAAGAGATTAAATGAAATTATCGGTAAGAGGATATATCAGATGGTTATCTTGGATGAAATTAATATTGCTGTAAAATTAGGGTTAATACCTTTGGGCGATTTACTTAAACTAATAAATGATACTCCTAAGAACGTAGAGTTGGTGTTTACCGGCCGTTATGCCCATCCTGAAATTATTAAGTTAGCGGATTTAGTCAGCCAGGTCAAAGAGAGAAAGCATTATTACACTAAAGGTATCAAAGCCAGAAGAGGCATTGAATTTTGA
- a CDS encoding diphthine--ammonia ligase: protein MKKILFTWSGGKDSAMALYELQKVYNYKIWALLTTITDGYDRISMHGVRNALLEQQIESLGFPLEKIHISKDASNEEYELKMKNALLRYRTQGVCLVAFGDIFLEDLRTYREENLSRIGLKGIFPLWKRDTTALAHTFIDLGFKAVISCIDSKCLDKSFAGRVFDKQFLSELPLNVDPCGENGEFHSFVYGGPIFKSEIAYEKGEVVLRDNRFYYCDLMPI from the coding sequence ATGAAAAAAATACTTTTTACCTGGAGCGGAGGCAAGGATAGCGCCATGGCTCTTTATGAATTACAAAAAGTTTATAATTATAAGATTTGGGCTTTATTAACAACCATCACAGATGGCTACGATAGGATTAGTATGCATGGTGTCCGTAACGCACTGCTTGAACAACAAATTGAATCTTTAGGTTTTCCGCTTGAGAAGATTCATATCAGCAAGGATGCATCTAACGAGGAATACGAACTAAAAATGAAAAATGCACTTTTGCGCTACCGGACTCAAGGTGTTTGCTTGGTAGCTTTCGGAGATATTTTTTTAGAAGATCTGCGTACATATAGAGAGGAAAATCTATCAAGAATAGGATTGAAGGGGATCTTTCCTTTATGGAAGAGGGATACTACTGCGCTTGCGCATACATTTATCGATTTGGGTTTTAAAGCAGTTATCAGTTGTATTGATTCAAAATGTCTGGATAAATCGTTTGCCGGCAGGGTGTTTGATAAACAATTTTTATCCGAACTTCCTTTAAATGTTGACCCCTGCGGTGAAAATGGAGAGTTTCATTCTTTTGTTTATGGGGGGCCAATATTTAAAAGTGAGATAGCTTACGAAAAAGGAGAAGTTGTTTTGAGAGATAACCGTTTTTATTATTGTGATTTAATGCCCATTTGA